The Acidimicrobiia bacterium DNA segment CTTTTGTTTTGTTCAACCGACACCTTTGCTTCAGTTCTATCACCTTGTCCGCCGGTCGGCCGGCCTGACATGGCACAACGAGGACGCGAAGGCATGGCAAAACGTGCTCGAGAGCGGGCACGGCAGGAAAGACAGGACGCCAAGCGCATCAAGCGCGAATCCGGTCCCGACGCCGCTTCGGAGCCTGTTGAGGCCGACGACGAGTCGGCACTCATGGAGGAGTTCCATGAGTTGAGCGAGCGCCACGCCGCCGGGGTGGTCGGACAGGACGCCTACGACCAGGAGCGCCGGCGGATATTCGTCGAGCTCGGCATTGAATCTGAAGAGGATGGCTGAGCCGCTCAGCTCGCCGTCTCAACAACCCGGTCACGCCACGGTATCCCGTCGCGTTCGACCACACCTCTATCAACTGCCCCACCGGGGCCAACATCAAAGGAGTGCCATGAGGGCACAAATACAACCGCGAGAAGCGGCAACCATCGACATCAACCACCTCCAAATCGGTGGCACTTATGAAGCAAGAACTCAGGCGGGTCACGTCACGCTGGGGGAGTACCTCGGTATCGAGGTTGCCTACGACGACCGGCGGATCTTGCTGCGCGGCCGCGCAGGCACCGACTCGATCATCGTTGACCACCTAGCCTCGGTGGCCTGAGCGGAGGACTGAGACCCCGTCGTTCCTACGTTGGGGCTCCCGCCGACGAAGGACACTCGACGCAAGAACGGTCTCCGGTTTCGGGATTCCCTGCTATCGTTCCGCAAGCCGCACCGGGTGGAGGCCAGCGAATAGTCGCTTCCCCGGAGATCTCACGGCTTAGTTTCTCATCCGGTTGGACCGCCTCTTCGGCCGATTCTCGATCACCAAGGCGATGGACGCCGCGCGGTCGAGCGAGACATCGGCATATCCAACTATCGGTCCCCGTTGGGGGCCAGGAGTCATCATGACCACTACATTCGCCCATCTCGGGCTACCCGACACGCTCGTCCGTGCCCTCGCTAAGCGGGACATCGTCGAGCCATTCCCGGTACAGGCCGCCACCATCCCGGACGCCATTGCCGGAAGGGATGTGTCCGGCAAAGCCCCAACGGGATCCGGCAAGACGCTGGCGTTCGGGCTACCCCTGCTCGCCATGGTCGATAAGGCAACCCGCCATCAACCACGGGCGCTGATCCTGGCTCCCACCCGGGAACTCGCCGAGCAGATCAAGCAGGAACTTGCCCCGCTCGCCAGAGCAGTCGACCGCTCCGTCCACGCCGTATACGGCGGGGTTTCCTACGGCCCACAGAAGGGCGCCCTGCGCAACGGTGTCGACGTTCTGGTGGCCACTCCCGGGCGACTCGAGGACCTCATGGAGCAGCGATCCGTGGACCTGAGCCGCGTTGAAGTCGCCGTGGTCGATGAAGCAGACCGGATGGCCGACATGGGATTTCTTCCTGCGGTGCGGCGAATCCTCGACCGTACGGCCAAGCGTCGTCAGACCTTGCTGTTCTCGGCGACGCTCGATGGCGACATCGCTGTGCTGAGCCGTGACTATCAGACCAAACCCGTCCGGCACGAGGCCGGCACGGTCGAGCCGGAAACGATCGACGCCCGGCACCTGTTCTGGCTTGTGCAACACCATGACCGTGTTCAGCACACCGCAGACCTCATTGAGGCGGCCGGTCGCTCGATCGTATTCACCCGGACCCGCCACGGCGCCGACCGGCTCGCCAAGCAGTTGGACAAGCTGGGTGTCGCGGCGGTTGCCATGCACGGCGGGCGCTCCCAGAGCCAGCGCAGCAGGGCCCTCCAGACGTTCTCGTCCGGTCGGGCTCAGGCGCTCATTGCAACGGACGTTGCCGCGCGCGGAATCCATATCGAGGCGGTTGCATCCGTGATTCACTTTGATCCGCCGGGCGACGCCAAGGACTATCTCCATCGATCCGGTCGTACGGCTCGCGCCGGCGCCACCGGAACGGTGGTCAGCCTTGTAACCGGCGAGCAACAGAGAAACGTCCGCATCATGCAGCGAGATCTCGACCTGCGGGTTCCGATCGAGGCGCCCCAACTCGACGCGATCCAGCATGGCGGGTACAAGATGGGTGACCTGTCGCCGGTAAGCCGGGGCCGGGGAGCTTCCGGTCCGAAGAACGGAACTCATCGCGAACGGGCCGCCACCAGTCGGCCGGCTCCATCCGAGAACGTACCGCGTCATCCGGCCAGGGATGAGCAAAGTGTGTACGTGGCCAACCTGCCGTGGGACGCCACCGCCGACGACATTCAGACGTTGTTCGGCCGCTTCGGCGAGGTACGCCAGGCCACTGTGATCATCGACCGGCGTTCCGGGCGATCCAAGGGATTCGGCTTCGTCGACATGTCCGAGACCGCTGCGCGAACCGCGATCGAGGCGTTGCACGGCTCTGATTTGAAGGGTCGCGACCTCACGGTTCGCCTCGCCCAACCGAGGCAGTACGGCGGCTAGCCGTCCAACCTCAACGTTCCAGGTGGATCAACTCCCGGGTCGCAAGGCCCGGGAGTTTCACATGGCAGGCAATGAAGCCGGGATTGCGGCTTGTCAGTTGTAGTGACGGACCTGGTCCCAGATGTCGGCGAGCTGACCCTCTGGAGCAAGACACAGGAACAACGGCAAGCCGGCTTCCTCGTTCTCAACACCGTAGGGGTTCGTGATCGTGCCTGCCTGGACGGTGGTCGGGCAGATGCCGGCAAGAACGTCACCGATTTGACCAACCCCGATGATCGGCCCGTGGTGGCCCGGCGGGCCCCACAACCAGTAGTTGTTGTGCCCGCTCGTAGCGGGCGGCAACCCTACCTCGGGCCCGAGCACGTCAACCGCCCCGGCCTCGCCGTACGAACCGGTGAAGATGGCGACGTCGGCGCGCTGATCGACCGGGATCATCTCATAGACGGCGACGACCTGGTCGATCAGTTCGGGCCACCCGACGGTCTCGCCGAGTTCACCGGTGGCGTCCAGTACCGACATGTCCGACGGCGGGAGCAGCGGGAGCGCGATGAATAGCCCGATGAAGATTCCTGCTGCTGTGGCGCCGATCATGATCTTCCGCCGCCTCCCCTCCAGGCGTTCGAACCAGAGGGAGCCTGCCGCCAGCAGCGCCGGATACATCGGCGCAACGTAGTAGGCCTTGCCGCCGGTGAGGAGGAAGAACACGAACAAGAGCACGAAAGCGAGGCCGATCGGCCGCCAACGCTGCAGGTCGTCCGCCCGGAGGAGACGCCACAGTCCGACCGCCGCCGGAACTGCCAGGACGATCGAGAGCAGGCCGATCTGCTGCAATACGAACGCCACGGGGCCGTCGCTTCGCCCGGCGAGGGATCTGGCCATTTCCAGCTGCGGCAGGTCGTTGCCGATCTGCCAGATGAGGTTGGGGACGGCAATCAGAGCGGCCGTCCCCGCCCCGATCCATGGCCACTTCCCGCCCAGCAGGCTGCGCCGGGAAGAGGCAAGCAATGAGATCAGCACCGCCAGCGCCAGGAGGCCGATGAGATGCTTGTTCTGGAGGCCGACGCCGACGGCGAGTCCCAGCCCGAGCCACCAGCGGGGATCGTCGCCGTCGAGCAGGCGCACGAGCATCCAGGCGGCAAGGGTCCAAAGGAAGTAGTCGAAGGCGGCTGTGCTCAAGAGATGCCCCATTGCCAGGGCTACACCCGCTCCGCCGGCCGTGACCCCTGCGTAGACCCGGCTTTTCGTGCTGCCACCGAACCGCTTGGCCATCGCAGCCGCAAGGATCACGACGCCTCCGATCGCCACCGCCGGGAGAACGCGCAACGCAACCGGTGAGGTGCCGGCGAATTGCTCCGCCGCGTTGGCGATCAGAGGCGTGAGCGGTGGCTGGTCGACGAAGCCCCAATCGAGCCGCCGGCCGGCGACGAGGAAGTACAGCTCATCGCGATGGAATCCGTATCTCCCCGACGTCGACAACAAGAGGACGACGACGGCACCTACCGTCAACCATACGCGGCCGGGCAGCCGGCTCGGGTTGGGGTCAATAATGGTCATAGGCTGTGTTCCGGCGCTCGGGCAGGATCTCTTCCGTTGTGGTCCTCAGGGAAACATGACGTGAGCACGTCCCGCGCAGTACACAGGAGAAGATTCTCAGCTCTTCTCACAGTCCGCGTTCTCGCCATGTAGGTTACATGCAGGCTGGTGAGATTCCGGCGGTCACATCGGAATCCGGATTGGGATTATTCGCATGGGAGGCGCAGACCCTAACCTGCTCTGTTGTTACGACGGGGCCCATCCTGGGGACCATGGGTGGGCCGATCTCCGCTCGGGCTTTCGGCCTGCGGCATCCAACACCTTCCCTGTGCCACTTTGGCGCGTCCACGTGTCGACTTGGATGACACGTCGGCGCCGCATTTCGCGGACGGCAGTCCATTCTGAAGGCGGAGGTATCACAACATGATGCGCTGGTTGGTCGAGTGGAGTCTGAAGTTCCGCCGGATCGTTCTTGCCCTGACTGCGGGGATGCTGGTCTTCGGCATCTTTCAGCTCAACGACGTCAAGAAAGACATGCTGCCTGAGTTCAGCCCGGTGACCGTCGAAGTGCAGACCGAGGCCCTCGGTTTGTCGGCGGCCGAAGTAGAGCGCCTCATGACGATCCCACTCGAGCAAGACCTACTCAGCGGGGTCGCCTTTCTGGAGAGCATCGAGTCGGCCTCGTTGCCGGGACTGTCCTCGGTGGTTATGACGTTCGAACCGGGCACAGACCTGTTGGACGCCCGTCAGGTGGTCGCAGAGAGGCTGGCGCAGGCGGCCGGTCTCCCCCAGGTGGCCGCCCCGCCGCTGATGATCCAACCTTTGTCATCCACGGGGCGGGTGGCGATGGTGTCGATGTCTTCCGACGTGCTGAGTCCCATTGAGACGTCGGTGCTCGCCCGCTGGGTGGTAGTGCCGCGGCTCCTCGGGGTGAAGGGCGTTGCCAACATCTCGATCTGGGGTTTCCGGGACAGGCAACTGCAGGTGCTGGTGGATCCGGAGCGGCTGCAGGCTCAGGACGTGACATTGAGTCAGGTGATTCGCACTGCGGGCAACGCGCTCGAGGTTTCGCCGCTCACTTTCCTGCAGGCTTCGAGTCCGGGAACCGGGGGCTTCATCGACACGGTCAACCAGCGACTACACGTATTCCACGAGCAGGCGATCTCGACCCCCGAAGAACTCGCCCGGGTTACCGTGGAAGGCGAGGAAGGGGAGGCCGTCTACGTCGACGGACGACCTCTCTCGCTGGGCGAAGTAGCACAGATCGTGACGGGCCACCAGCCGCTCATCGGGGACGCCAGGTGTAGCTCCGGTCCATGCGTGTTGCTGGTAATCGAGAAATTCCCGGGAGCGAACACGCCGGAGGTCACGAATGACATCGACGCCGCGCTCCGCGCCCTCGGTCCGGGACTTCCCGGGTTGAAAATAGACAGTTCGATCTACCGGCCGGCGTCCTTCGTAGCGACTGCATTCAACAACCTGGGGATGATCTTGCTCATCGGCGCCTTCATGCTGCTGCTCGTGCTCGTGCTGTCGTTCCTGGATTGGAGGATGGTTCTGATTGCCGCAGTATCGATTGCCGCGGCACTCACCACGGCCGGCCTGGTGTTGTATGTCAGCGATGCGACGGTCAATGTGATGACTCTCGCCGGCCTCGTGCTGGCCGCCGGGGTCATCGTCGATGACGCGATCGTCGGTGCCTGGGCTCAATCAGCGGCTGCCCTGGAGCAGAGGGTCGAGGAGCGATCACCACTTCACCGTGTCCGCGATGCGGTCCTCCAGAG contains these protein-coding regions:
- a CDS encoding efflux RND transporter permease subunit, coding for MMRWLVEWSLKFRRIVLALTAGMLVFGIFQLNDVKKDMLPEFSPVTVEVQTEALGLSAAEVERLMTIPLEQDLLSGVAFLESIESASLPGLSSVVMTFEPGTDLLDARQVVAERLAQAAGLPQVAAPPLMIQPLSSTGRVAMVSMSSDVLSPIETSVLARWVVVPRLLGVKGVANISIWGFRDRQLQVLVDPERLQAQDVTLSQVIRTAGNALEVSPLTFLQASSPGTGGFIDTVNQRLHVFHEQAISTPEELARVTVEGEEGEAVYVDGRPLSLGEVAQIVTGHQPLIGDARCSSGPCVLLVIEKFPGANTPEVTNDIDAALRALGPGLPGLKIDSSIYRPASFVATAFNNLGMILLIGAFMLLLVLVLSFLDWRMVLIAAVSIAAALTTAGLVLYVSDATVNVMTLAGLVLAAGVIVDDAIVGAWAQSAAALEQRVEERSPLHRVRDAVLQRRGPTLYAAVISGAVVLVFFFLEGEGGAFLPHIASSYLLAIAAALVVSLSVTPALSALLLQDPHVVRADGRVVRAMKERYSVGIERIVGRLTAAAVVFVVFVGAALAVLPFFDQSLRPALQQRDVLVRLDAPPGTSLVRMDEIAAQAVYDLGSLPDVTGVTAHVGRAMTSDQVVNVNSAEIWAKLDATADYEPALVAIEQLAAGIEGVTSRVQTYSDQRVTEILGRPANELTVRVYGNNPDVLRTSAEEVLALVEETDGVASAGIDLPAEQPTIEVAVDLDRAYAHGLKPGDVRRRAATLVSGIVVGNLFEEQKVFDVVVWGAPAIRQTVDDVRAIQIPTPGGTVVTLGDVADVSVEPNATVIRHEAVESYLDVLAAVDGRNIEDVAAEIDDGLAKLALP
- a CDS encoding DEAD/DEAH box helicase encodes the protein MTTTFAHLGLPDTLVRALAKRDIVEPFPVQAATIPDAIAGRDVSGKAPTGSGKTLAFGLPLLAMVDKATRHQPRALILAPTRELAEQIKQELAPLARAVDRSVHAVYGGVSYGPQKGALRNGVDVLVATPGRLEDLMEQRSVDLSRVEVAVVDEADRMADMGFLPAVRRILDRTAKRRQTLLFSATLDGDIAVLSRDYQTKPVRHEAGTVEPETIDARHLFWLVQHHDRVQHTADLIEAAGRSIVFTRTRHGADRLAKQLDKLGVAAVAMHGGRSQSQRSRALQTFSSGRAQALIATDVAARGIHIEAVASVIHFDPPGDAKDYLHRSGRTARAGATGTVVSLVTGEQQRNVRIMQRDLDLRVPIEAPQLDAIQHGGYKMGDLSPVSRGRGASGPKNGTHRERAATSRPAPSENVPRHPARDEQSVYVANLPWDATADDIQTLFGRFGEVRQATVIIDRRSGRSKGFGFVDMSETAARTAIEALHGSDLKGRDLTVRLAQPRQYGG
- a CDS encoding glycosyltransferase family 39 protein, with translation MTIIDPNPSRLPGRVWLTVGAVVVLLLSTSGRYGFHRDELYFLVAGRRLDWGFVDQPPLTPLIANAAEQFAGTSPVALRVLPAVAIGGVVILAAAMAKRFGGSTKSRVYAGVTAGGAGVALAMGHLLSTAAFDYFLWTLAAWMLVRLLDGDDPRWWLGLGLAVGVGLQNKHLIGLLALAVLISLLASSRRSLLGGKWPWIGAGTAALIAVPNLIWQIGNDLPQLEMARSLAGRSDGPVAFVLQQIGLLSIVLAVPAAVGLWRLLRADDLQRWRPIGLAFVLLFVFFLLTGGKAYYVAPMYPALLAAGSLWFERLEGRRRKIMIGATAAGIFIGLFIALPLLPPSDMSVLDATGELGETVGWPELIDQVVAVYEMIPVDQRADVAIFTGSYGEAGAVDVLGPEVGLPPATSGHNNYWLWGPPGHHGPIIGVGQIGDVLAGICPTTVQAGTITNPYGVENEEAGLPLFLCLAPEGQLADIWDQVRHYN